A single Vigna radiata var. radiata cultivar VC1973A chromosome 8, Vradiata_ver6, whole genome shotgun sequence DNA region contains:
- the LOC106772652 gene encoding protein SENSITIVE TO PROTON RHIZOTOXICITY 1, translating to MNPKGGLCANNCKTSSEPPSFYGFGIESPFDEFNPPSLPIQSVLPGQSNTDVEIPDQENCPLSDSSNTSKLQDWNPGAMLNNLSFLEEKIHQLRDLVHLIVNKKCQPFGQSHELVTQEQQLVTADLTSIIVQLISTAGSLLPSVRHTLTTNPLVGQIDQLHEINLPFGSEPSSGINPQNNCGNKSTPNDLPNTCEMEQNYNMEEHEPKDEEDVDEGESLPPGSYEILQLEKEEILAPHTHFCTICGKGFKRDANLRMHMRGHGDEYKTPAALAKPHKETGSEPKLIKRYSCPYAGCKRNKDHKKFQPLKTILCVKNHYKRTHCDKSYTCSRCNTKKFSVMADLKTHEKHCGKDKWLCSCGTTFSRKDKLFGHIALFQGHTPAIPLDDTKAVAEPPDPQNQECSNKVGSMNFCYGSKPSSENVVQNMMDMKGNIDDPVNYFSSLNFEGCNFGAFSEFPQTPFEDSEGSFSFLMSGSFNYAPKFGGGESSSDNLL from the coding sequence ATGAATCCAAAAGGAGGCTTATGTGCTAATAACTGCAAAACGTCCTCAGAACCCCCCTCTTTCTATGGTTTCGGAATTGAATCACCTTTCGATGAATTCAACCCTCCCTCTCTTCCAATCCAATCTGTACTTCCAGGTCAATCTAACACGGATGTTGAGATCCCTGACCAAGAAAACTGTCCACTAAGTGACTCATCAAATACCAGCAAGCTCCAAGATTGGAATCCAGGTGCTATGCTGAACAATCTTTCGTTCCTTGAAGAAAAGATTCATCAGCTCCGGGATCTAGTGCATTTAATTGTCAATAAAAAGTGCCAACCCTTTGGGCAATCTCATGAACTAGTGACTCAGGAACAGCAGCTCGTCACAGCTGATCTTACATcaattattgttcaattgatcTCAACTGCTGGTAGTCTTCTCCCCTCTGTTAGGCACACCCTCACTACAAATCCCTTGGTTGGCCAGATTGACCAGCTTCATGAGATTAACCTCCCTTTTGGATCAGAACCAAGTAGTGGCATTAACCCACAAAATAACTGTGGAAATAAGTCCACTCCAAATGATCTACCAAATACTTGTGAAATGGAGCAAAACTATAACATGGAAGAACACGAGccaaaagatgaagaagatgtgGATGAGGGAGAGAGTCTTCCACCCGGTTCCTATGAGATTTTACagttggaaaaagaagaaattcttGCCCCTCACACACATTTCTGTACAATATGTGGGAAAGGATTCAAGAGGGACGCAAATCTCCGAATGCACATGCGTGGCCATGGTGATGAGTACAAAACCCCTGCAGCTCTTGCAAAACCGCATAAAGAAACCGGGTCTGAACCGAAGCTTATCAAGAGGTATTCTTGCCCCTATGCCGGCTGCAAGCGTAACAAGGATCACAAGAAATTCCAACCACTAAAGACTATTTTGTGTGTCAAAAACCACTACAAGAGAACGCACTGTGACAAGAGCTATACTTGCAGCAGATGCAACACCAAGAAGTTTTCAGTCATGGCAGACCTTAAAACTCATGAAAAACACTGTGGCAAGGATAAATGGCTCTGTTCTTGTGGCACAACATTTTCAAGGAAAGACAAGCTTTTTGGACACATTGCTCTTTTCCAAGGCCATACACCGGCTATTCCTTTGGATGACACCAAAGCAGTGGCGGAGCCACCTGATCCCCAGAACCAAGAATGCAGCAATAAGGTAGGAAGTATGAACTTCTGTTATGGATCAAAGCCTTCAAGTGAAAATGTAGTTCAAAACATGATGGATATGAAAGGTAATATTGATGATCCTGTGAATTATTTCTCATCGCTGAACTTCGAAGGCTGTAACTTTGGGGCGTTTAGTGAATTCCCTCAAACTCCATTTGAAGATTCAGAAggttctttctcttttctgaTGTCAGGATCCTTTAATTATGCTCCTAAATTTGGTGGCGGTGAATCAAGTTCCGACAATCTGTTGTGA